The nucleotide sequence GCATTATGTTCGGCCTTGTCGTTGCCGGGTTTGTCCTCCATACCATTCATATCCTTGCGCGGTATTTCATTTCAGGCCATATGCCGACCGCAAGTCTCCACGAGGCTTCTTCTTTCTTTTCCTGGTGCATTGTGCTGCTCTTCTTTTTCCTCGAATACCGGTACCGCGTCGGACTTCTCGGTTCGTTTATCATGCCGGTGGTTTTTGTCCTGATGCTCACGTCCTCCATGCTGCCCCGGAAGATAGAGAACCTGAGCCCGCTCCTTCAGAGTTCCTGGCTCTTTATCCATACCGCGTTCGCCTTTATCGGCGACGCTGCCTTTGCCATGGCGTTCGGCGTCGGTATCATGTATCTGGTGCAGGAGCATTACGTCAAGTCCAAGCATCTTGGCGGGCTCTTTAAAAGACTGCCGAGTCTCCAGATCCTCGATGAAATGAATTATCGCCTGATCACGATCGGATTTCCGTTTTTAACGCTGGCCATCATTACCGGAGCGTTCTGGGCAGAAAGCGCTCTCGGCAGATTCTGGAGATGGGACCCCAAAGAGGTATGGTCCCTTATAACCTGGCTTATCTATGCCGCCGTGCTCCATCTCAGGCTCACAAAAGGATGGCGGGGGAAAAAGGCGGCGATCCTTTCGATCATCGGCTTCTGTATCGTTCTCTTTACGTTTTTCGGCGTTAATCTGCTGCTTAAGGGATACCATACGTTCTGATGAAGATCGCAGTTGTCGGACTGAACCATAAAACGGCTGATGTGGAACTCAGGGAGAAGCTCGCCTTTAACGGCCCGCGCCTTGAGGAAGGCCTGCTCAGCATAAAAGCTATCCCCGGCATAAAAGAGGCTGCTATCCTTTCAACCTGCAACAGGGTAGAAATTTATCTGACGGTTGAGGACCTGCAGCAGGCGTTTGCCTCGCTCAAGGATTTCCTGGTGCAGTTCTTTGATCTCAAACGCGATTCTCTGGACTCTGCCCTGTATCTGCACGAGGATATGATGGCGGTGAAGCATATCTTCAGGGTAGCCTCAAGCCTCGATTCCATGGTTCTGGGCGAACCCCAGATCCTCGGTCAGCTGAAGGATGCCTTCGATTTCGCGCTCGAGAAAAAAGCGACTGGCGCGCTCCTGAACCGACTTCTCAAGAAATCGATATCCGTTGCAAAACGGGTCAGGACAGAGACAAGGATCGCCTCAAGCGCGGTCTCGATCAGCTTTGCAGCGGTTGAACTCGCAAAGAAGATATTCACCGACCTTTCGGGCAAATCGTTCATGCTCCTTGGCGCCGGCGAGATGGCTGAGCTGGCTGCAAAGCATATGATGAATAACGGGGTGCAGGAGATCGCTGTTGCCAACAGGACCTATGAGCGCGGCTGCGAACTTGCGCATGAATTTAACGGTAAGGCGATCAGGTTCGAGGAGTTCCCTGATAAACTGGTCAATACGGATATCCTGATATGCTCCACAGGAGCTCCAGCGTATGTGCTGCTGAAGGAGCATATGCAGAAGGCCATGAAGGCCAGAAAACAGAAGCCCGTTTTTCTTATCGATATATCGGTGCCCCGGAATATTGAGCCGTCAATCAACGACATGGATAACGTGTACCTCTATAATGTCGACGACCTCAATGATGTTGTGGATACGAACAAGCAGGAGCGCCAGAAAGAGGCTGAAAAGGCAGGTGAGATCGTAGAGGAAGAGATCGAGACCTTCAAAAAATGGCTGTCAACGCTTGATTCTGTACCTGCGGTCGTTGCCCTTCGTGAAAAGGCCGAGGCTATCAGGAAGGAAGAGCTGGAACGCTTTCTGAACCGGTTTCCCGGACTGGGTGACAAGGAACGGAAGGCGATAGAGGGACTGTCGAGCGCGATCATGAACAAACTTATCCATGGACCTACCGTGGCGCTGAAGGATGACTCGGAAGACAAAGATGTCATGATAGCAGTGATCAAGAGACTCTATGGGTTAAACGGAGACGATGATGAAAAAAAATAGTGTAGTAATCGGCACACGCGGCTCAAAGCTTGCGCTCTGGCAGGCCGAGTGGGTGAAGGCCGAGCTGCAGCGGTTGAATCCGGGACTTGAGGTCGGGCTGAACAAGATCAAGACGACTGGCGACAAGATTCTTGATGTGCCGCTCGCAAAGGTAGGAGGCAAGGGGCTCTTTGTGAAAGAGATCGAGGAAGCTCTTCTGAGGGGGGAGGCAGACCTTGCCGTACATAGCATGAAGGACGTTCCGACCGAATTCCCTGAGGGCCTCTACCTTGCGGTGATCTGCGAGAGGGAAGACCCGAGGGATGCTTTTATCGCACAGAGCAGCGGGCAGGCGGCAAAGAGCCTTAAAGACCTCCCTCAGGGAGCAACCATCGGGACAAGCAGCCTGAGACGGTCGTGTCAGCTTCTGAGCAAAAGACCGGATCTTACGATTGCCCAGCTCAGAGGGAATCTTGAGACGCGGTTCCGGAAACTTGACGAAGGCCAGTTCGATGCCATGATCCTTGCGGCAGCAGGCGTAAAAAGACTGGGCTGGCAACAGAGGATTAGCGAGGTTATAGAGCCGGGAATAAGCCTTCCTGCGATCGGTCAGGGTGCTGTGGGTATTGAGTGCAGGATCAATGACGAGTTCATCAATCAGCTTATTGCCCCTCTGAACCATACAGACACCTCAATCTGCGTCAGGGCCGAACGGGCGCTGCTCAAGAGGCTGCAGGGAGGCTGTCAGGTGCCGATCGCTGCGTATGCCACGATCAAAGACGGGAGATTGTTCATGGACGGGCTTGTCGGCAGTGTTACCGGAGACAGGATTATCAAGGAGCACCTTGAAGGGAAGATCGAGGATGCCGAGACAATCGGCATAACCCTTGGCGAGAAGCTGCTCTCAAAAGGCGCGGACAAGATACTTGCAGAGGTTTACGGCAGAGAAATCGACCCTGTCGATGCACCGTAATTGTCAATCGGTAACTATTTATCTGCAACAGACTACTTTTGAACGCAGGAATTTCCCGACATCTGCCCCATGTTGATCCGTGTTGATGAAACGACAATGCAATCATAATCAGGCTCTGTCGTATGCGTAATGCTTATTGTCCTGAGCGGTGAGATAGTGCCCCTGCGGTTAAACTTGAAGGTAAGAGGAATGCCGCCGCCATTGGCATCATTTGCAAACTCAACTGTTTTGGGTACCAGAACCGTATCGCCGGCTCCGACATTTATGGCGCTATTGTCGTTCGTATCTTCGACAATGCGATACGTTGTCGGACTGGTAAAATCTACAAAGTATTCCCGGCTTCTTTCCATGGCCATCATGCGTGCTGACATCATATCGGAATATATCTCTTTTGTCTGTTTCTCGACTTTATATCTGCCGATCCAGTCTGAATAGGCAAAGCCAAGCGAAACACCAAGGACGCCGACGATCATACATACGCAAAGAGTCCAGCCTACTGTTGGATCAATTGATATGCTTATCGGCGCTCATCTCACCTCTAGGATTATTCTCATCACAAACAATACCAAGGAATTCGTGAGAATAAAAGGGTTGAAGATAGCCGACAGGACAGGCGGATTTTGTCAGATTCGTACTGTGGCCGAAGTGCACCTTGCCCGGCCTATTGGGACTATTGGACGAGCTCAGTTATTAAGCGTAAAAACAGAGCTCAAGGTTGTTTTTGGTTATTAGTATACACTCGCGCCACCAATAGACTTCTGTTCAACAATTTCTACTGGAGCACCAATCTCGTCGAGTTCTCTCTTGAATCGATTAAATGCTGACGTGCTGCCAGACCGCATTAAGATCATAGTCTCTTCGCTTTCCACTCGCGCCTTCCACTGAGCGAATGGAACATTCGGCCACAGTTGAGCCAGTCTCCTGGCACTGATATATTGAAGTCTCTTGTTTTCTATTGGTTTAAGAATAAGAATAAATTTTCCACTTTCACTCATATCTGCTCCACCAAAACTGATATTTCAACTGCAGTCCTTACTAGAAAAAATCTTATCCTCTCCGAGCAGATATCACTGGCCGGACTGAGTTTCGGAGTTTCTCTTCCCAACCTCAACCGTAAAAGGGATGCTAACAACTGCCTCTGCACCATCGCTATCCTTGACAGATACCGCAACATCGTAAGTTCCCGAAGTCAATCCCTGCAAGTCAAGACTAATCCTGCCCGTATCTGAATCTATCTTCATGCCGTCTGGACCTTTCAATAGCGAGTAGGAGAGCTGATCACCGTCTGGGTCCTCTGCCTGAATATAGGCGGTATACCCCGTTAGCGTCGTATTCGCATTTACAA is from Nitrospirota bacterium and encodes:
- the ccsB gene encoding c-type cytochrome biogenesis protein CcsB, coding for METLLFEFALTCYFAATIVCGLELFKGNKTTSRIMFGLVVAGFVLHTIHILARYFISGHMPTASLHEASSFFSWCIVLLFFFLEYRYRVGLLGSFIMPVVFVLMLTSSMLPRKIENLSPLLQSSWLFIHTAFAFIGDAAFAMAFGVGIMYLVQEHYVKSKHLGGLFKRLPSLQILDEMNYRLITIGFPFLTLAIITGAFWAESALGRFWRWDPKEVWSLITWLIYAAVLHLRLTKGWRGKKAAILSIIGFCIVLFTFFGVNLLLKGYHTF
- a CDS encoding glutamyl-tRNA reductase, whose translation is MKIAVVGLNHKTADVELREKLAFNGPRLEEGLLSIKAIPGIKEAAILSTCNRVEIYLTVEDLQQAFASLKDFLVQFFDLKRDSLDSALYLHEDMMAVKHIFRVASSLDSMVLGEPQILGQLKDAFDFALEKKATGALLNRLLKKSISVAKRVRTETRIASSAVSISFAAVELAKKIFTDLSGKSFMLLGAGEMAELAAKHMMNNGVQEIAVANRTYERGCELAHEFNGKAIRFEEFPDKLVNTDILICSTGAPAYVLLKEHMQKAMKARKQKPVFLIDISVPRNIEPSINDMDNVYLYNVDDLNDVVDTNKQERQKEAEKAGEIVEEEIETFKKWLSTLDSVPAVVALREKAEAIRKEELERFLNRFPGLGDKERKAIEGLSSAIMNKLIHGPTVALKDDSEDKDVMIAVIKRLYGLNGDDDEKK
- the hemC gene encoding hydroxymethylbilane synthase, whose amino-acid sequence is MKKNSVVIGTRGSKLALWQAEWVKAELQRLNPGLEVGLNKIKTTGDKILDVPLAKVGGKGLFVKEIEEALLRGEADLAVHSMKDVPTEFPEGLYLAVICEREDPRDAFIAQSSGQAAKSLKDLPQGATIGTSSLRRSCQLLSKRPDLTIAQLRGNLETRFRKLDEGQFDAMILAAAGVKRLGWQQRISEVIEPGISLPAIGQGAVGIECRINDEFINQLIAPLNHTDTSICVRAERALLKRLQGGCQVPIAAYATIKDGRLFMDGLVGSVTGDRIIKEHLEGKIEDAETIGITLGEKLLSKGADKILAEVYGREIDPVDAP
- a CDS encoding GspH/FimT family pseudopilin, giving the protein MIVGVLGVSLGFAYSDWIGRYKVEKQTKEIYSDMMSARMMAMERSREYFVDFTSPTTYRIVEDTNDNSAINVGAGDTVLVPKTVEFANDANGGGIPLTFKFNRRGTISPLRTISITHTTEPDYDCIVVSSTRINMGQMSGNSCVQK